A DNA window from Synergistaceae bacterium contains the following coding sequences:
- a CDS encoding transposase: MLDAMLVGVKTQDDLWGKEGIITQISKALLERILNAEMDFHLNNTAEGRAAGNTRNGYGRKTLKSNFGHLELSTP; the protein is encoded by the coding sequence TTGCTCGATGCCATGCTCGTAGGGGTCAAAACTCAAGACGATTTATGGGGCAAAGAGGGCATCATCACTCAGATAAGCAAGGCTCTGTTAGAACGTATCCTTAACGCCGAGATGGATTTCCACCTCAATAACACCGCTGAAGGACGCGCAGCGGGCAACACAAGGAACGGATACGGCAGGAAAACGCTCAAGAGCAACTTCGGACACCTTGA